GGTTGGCGCACGAGGCGGCCCTCAAGCTGCGGGAGGCCGCACAGATGTGGGCCGAGTCGTACCCGGCGATGGAGTTCCGGCACGGCCCGATCAGCGTGGTGGACCACCGGTCCGTGGTCTGGATCTTCGGGCCGGTGGTGCCCGGCCTCCGCGACGATCTGGCCGCCACGGGGGCGATCGTCGTGCACGAGGACGTCGACGCCATGGCGCACCTCACCACCGCGCAGCGGCTCGCGGTCGAGCTCGCGAACCGTCGCGGCCTGCACCCGGACCAGCCCCGGCTGCTCACCCGGTCCGTCGTGCTGACCGCGCCGGTTGCCTGAGGACCACTGATGACCCTCGTGCCCACCGCCGACCTGGTGGCGGCGGCCCGTGCCGCCGGCACCGGCGTGCTCGCCTTCAACGTGATCACGATCGAGTACGCCCAGGCGATCGCCGCCGCGGCGGAGCGTGCCGGCCGGCCGGCGATTCTGCAGATCAGCCAGAACGCGGCGCGCTACCACTCGGGCCTGTCGGCCATCGCAGCGGCGACGGCCGAGGTCGCCTGGAGGTCCAGTGCGACCCTGTCGCTGCACCTGGACCACGTCGACGACATCGGTCTGCTGGAGCAGGCTCCCGACTCGGGCTTCAGCTCCGTGATGGTCGACGCGTCAGCGCTGGCGTACGCCGCCAACGTGGCGACCACCCGCAAGGCGACCGAGTGGGCGCACGACCACCGGCTGTGGGTGGAGGCCGAACTCGGCTACGTCGGCGGTAAGCCGGACGCTCCGGCGAGCGCCCACACCGCCGGCGTCCGCACCGACCCGTCCGAGGCCGCCCGGTACGTGGCCGAGACCGGCGTCGACGCTCTCGCCGTCGCGGTGGGCAGCTCGCACGCGATGGCCGACCGCACCGCCTCGTTGGATCTCGACCTGGTGGCCGCGATCCGCGAAGCCGTACCCGTGCCCCTGGTCCTGCACGGTTCCTCCGGGGTGCCGCTGGACCAGATCCGCGCCGCGGTCGGTCATGGCATGGTGAAGATCAACGTCGGTACGGCCCTCAACGTGGCGTTCACCGACGCGGTCCGTGAGGCCCTGCCGCAGTCCCGAGACCCGCGCCGCTACCTCGCAGCGGGACGGGACGCGGTGACCGGGGTTGTCGAACGACTGCTCACGCTCCTGCCCGCGGCACCGTAGCCAGCCGCCGCGTTGCCGGGCCGCGCGCTGGTCCTGTGCCGCGCGGCCGGGCCGTGCGCTGGTCCTATGCCGTGGGGAGGGCCGGCAGGGGCTCGGACATGTTGAGCCGCAGGGCTGCCGCGACGGCGCCCAGGGCGCCGCCCTCGTCGCCGAACTGGGCCGTCACAACGTCCAGGCGGCGGGTGTGTCCGGGGATCGCCAGCTGACCGATGGCCGTCCGGACCGGTTCGAGCACCGCTTCGCCGGCATGGGCGAGGGTGCCACCGATGGCCACCTTGCCCGGGTCCAACTGCACCACCATTCCCGACAGGACTCGGCCGAGCAGCGTCGCGGCGTGCCGCACCACGTCGGAGACGATCGGCTCGCCGGCGATTGCCCGCGCGACCAGATCGGCCGGGTCCGCGACTGTGACACCGCGCCGGGCGCACTGCTCGATCAGCGCCGACGGGCGGATCAGCAGCTCAAGGCAGCCGCGGCCACCGCACGGACAGGGGTCGCCGTCGGGCTCGACGCTGACGTGACCGATCTCGCCGGCCGCGCCGTGCGCTCCTCGGGCGAGCCGGCCGTCGACGATGAGCCCGCCGCCCACGCCGTCACTCCACCGGACGTAGATGGCGTCCCGTACGTCACGGGTCGCCCCCCAGGTGCCTTCGGCCAGCGCGGCCAGTCGGGAGTTGTTGTCGGTGACGACGGCGACGCCGTACCGGTCCTGAATTCGGGTGCTGATCTGCTTCGCGGCCACCGAGGGGCTGCTGCCGCTGTCGCCGGCCGAACGGCTCCGACCCGCCACCAGGCCGGGCAGGCCGAGGCCGATCGCCTCCAGGGCCCGCAGGTCGATGTCGTGCTGCTGCACGAGGTCGTCGATCAGCTTGATCGCGGCGTTGGCTCGTCGGGCCGGCCCCGCCGTCAGCGTGATGGGGCGGCTGCCCCGGGCCAGGATGTCGTGGCCCAGGGTGGCGACGATGACGGTGATCGTCGCCCGGCCGAGGTCGATGCCGACGATCCGGCCGGCGGACGGGTTGAGGCTGACGGTCGTGGACGGCCGTCCCCGGCCCCGGTGCCCGGACAGCGCGGGCTCGCGCTCGACGACCACACCGCGGGCGATGAGGTCGCCGATGATGTCGAACAGCGTGGTACGCGAGAGCCCGGTCAGCCGGATGAGCTCGGCCCGGCTGAGCGGGCCGGCGCTGCGGAGCTGAGCCAGCAGGACCTCGGTGTGTGCCAGCCGCACACGCTGCATGGCATCCGGGCGTTCGATCACCGGACCATCATGACCGATGCCTCGTTTCGAATGTCGTTGCGGCAGCGTACGGGCGCGGTGGCCGGCGCCGTCACCAGCGCGAGGTGACGGCGCCGGCCGGTGGTCAGGGTGCTCGGACCGTGACGGTCAGCGCCGCCTCGACGGGGGAAGCCCCGGCCGAGCGCACCGACAGTCTCCCGGTGTACGTGCCCGGTGCGCCGAACGTGCGTCGGGACACCACGGTGAACGCGCTGTTGATCTGCATCGCGGAGATGCTCGGTTCGCGCGTGGCGGTCGGTGTGAGCGCCTCCACCCGCCCGTCGCTCCAGGTGACCGTGGTGGCCAGGTCGGCGGACCGGAGTCCGGGCGCGGTGACCGTCCAGGTGGCAGCGGCCGGTGCGCCGACGACCGCGGTGGCCGGACGGCCGATCGCCTGCTTGCGCCACGCGACGTCCGCGGTGGGGAAGAAGTTGACGCCCTGGACCGTCAACCGGCCCCCGGCCACCGACAGACGGGTGGTGAAGTCGGCGTAGCTGCGCTGCGCCTGCGGCGTCCATCCGACCTCGGCGGTGGCGACGAGGCGCGGGAAGCTGTAGTACTGCGCCTGACCGATGCGGCGGATGAACTCGCCCCAGAGCGCCGATTCGACCCCGAGCACGCTGGTCTCGGCGATGTTCGGGATGAAGGTGCCGGGGTCCCAGTTGTAGTGCCGGTCCAGCCCGCACGGTCCGCCGCACGCCCAGGTGCCACCGAGCGGCTGACGGGAGTCCTGCTTCTGCGGCACGTACGTGTGGGCGGCGGGGGAGAGGACGACCTGGGCGCCGCGGCCGGTCACCGCGTTGGCCACCGCGGTGCGGTCGCCGTTCCAGTACTGCACGACGGCCCTGTTCTGGGGCAGCGTCGTGCCGGCGTACTCGTTCCAGCCGACCACCGTCTTACCGAGCGAGGCGACAGTCGAGGTGAAGGCGTTCACCATCGTGGTGTAGTTCGCGTGGCTGGTCACGTGGGCCTCGTCGCCGCCGATGTGCAGGTACGGCCCCGGCGTCATGGCGGCGATCTGGG
This portion of the Micromonospora zamorensis genome encodes:
- a CDS encoding ROK family transcriptional regulator, whose protein sequence is MIERPDAMQRVRLAHTEVLLAQLRSAGPLSRAELIRLTGLSRTTLFDIIGDLIARGVVVEREPALSGHRGRGRPSTTVSLNPSAGRIVGIDLGRATITVIVATLGHDILARGSRPITLTAGPARRANAAIKLIDDLVQQHDIDLRALEAIGLGLPGLVAGRSRSAGDSGSSPSVAAKQISTRIQDRYGVAVVTDNNSRLAALAEGTWGATRDVRDAIYVRWSDGVGGGLIVDGRLARGAHGAAGEIGHVSVEPDGDPCPCGGRGCLELLIRPSALIEQCARRGVTVADPADLVARAIAGEPIVSDVVRHAATLLGRVLSGMVVQLDPGKVAIGGTLAHAGEAVLEPVRTAIGQLAIPGHTRRLDVVTAQFGDEGGALGAVAAALRLNMSEPLPALPTA
- a CDS encoding class II fructose-bisphosphate aldolase — its product is MTLVPTADLVAAARAAGTGVLAFNVITIEYAQAIAAAAERAGRPAILQISQNAARYHSGLSAIAAATAEVAWRSSATLSLHLDHVDDIGLLEQAPDSGFSSVMVDASALAYAANVATTRKATEWAHDHRLWVEAELGYVGGKPDAPASAHTAGVRTDPSEAARYVAETGVDALAVAVGSSHAMADRTASLDLDLVAAIREAVPVPLVLHGSSGVPLDQIRAAVGHGMVKINVGTALNVAFTDAVREALPQSRDPRRYLAAGRDAVTGVVERLLTLLPAAP